In the Henningerozyma blattae CBS 6284 chromosome 8, complete genome genome, one interval contains:
- the MEF2 gene encoding mitochondrial elongation factor MEF2 (similar to Saccharomyces cerevisiae MEF2 (YJL102W); ancestral locus Anc_1.264): protein MLQYFKFLRNFRRTISDVSKIRNIGIVAHIDAGKTTTTERMLYYSGKINRIGNVDQGNTTTDYLPQERERGITIQSAAVSFNWPKKNDFRINLIDTPGHVDFSFEILKSLKVIDGEVVILDAVSGVQAQTEKIWHYSRNIPKICFINKMDRTGASFNNTVRDIIQKLKARAIFVNIPYFKFDPQTKTSIFNGVIDILNGQLITWSPEVPDSIQIMNISNMTDSKIIDQLEKCRESIIDTLSEFDEELVEYFLNEAEGNYDKIPGSVLNKSIRKATLKLQVIPILCGASFRNIGIQPLLDSVCHFLPSPIESKPVNITYNLKQQDKNTIDIPVTYDPKFGLDVASMNNLAMAFVFKVMTDPIRGIMILVRIYSGILNSGSTTYNPRTKGTFRINNLGVMNADEVETVKSLHQGEIGVIIKGKDNDSKRDANVSNELNTGDTILSHSYIKKNWQKSLKNKIGLDPLSVMIEPINIPPPVFSASVEPKTLGNKLEMEKALHILCRDDPSLTIYEDEESGQTVINGMGDLHLQIAKDKLVNNLKANVNFGEIRISYKETLRTTTSIFSHPKQNTGATESDFKFTLSIEPHTPFKDSRNTFRKKHEVWYPLGNDNNYLVVEDHISYHFSESGDGWRHFLSYETIVNSLIASSIAGLQSNYSSKNFPLYSCAVRIKGDWKIPFDCEETSEILRISRNLIVEALESMDKSQFAILEPIMNVVLDVPQSYVGLVTKDLTGKRNASIDLISETEENLKPNNLEGNSVDYNSILESQYFPPDPNMYDSLAEQKSNESISSSLVNINAKVPLKNMMNYSNQFRSITQGHGSFILEYSGMNEVSRESLKDVLDSY, encoded by the coding sequence ATGCTACagtatttcaaatttctaAGAAATTTTCGTAGGACAATTTCGGACGTTTCTAAGATTCGAAATATAGGGATTGTAGCTCATATCGATGCCGGTAAAACTACCACCACTGAACGTATGCTGTATTATTCAGGGAAAATCAATAGAATTGGGAATGTAGACCAAGGTAATACCACTACTGATTATTTACCTCAGGAGCGAGAGCGTGGCATTACTATTCAAAGTGCAGCAGTATCATTTAATTGGCCCaagaaaaatgattttagaattaatttaatagataCTCCTGGCCATGTAGACTTCTCTTTTGAAATACTGAAATCATTGAAAGTAATTGATGGGGAAGTAGTAATATTAGATGCTGTTTCTGGCGTTCAAGCGCAAACTGAAAAAATATGGCATTACTCAAGAAATATCCCTAAAATCTGTTTTATCAACAAAATGGATAGAACGGGAgcatcatttaataatactgTTAGAgatataattcaaaaattgaagGCCAGAGCTATTTTTGTCAATATTccttattttaaatttgatcCACAAACCAAGACTTCCATTTTTAATGGGGTAATCGATATATTAAATGGACAACTAATTACCTGGTCTCCAGAGGTACCTGACtctattcaaataatgaatatcaGCAATATGACAGATTCTAAGATAATTGatcaattagaaaaatgtAGGGAATCAATAATTGACACCTTAAGtgaatttgatgaagaGTTGGTTGAGTATTTTCTAAATGAAGCTGAGGGAAATTATGATAAAATCCCCGGATCcgttttaaataaatccaTAAGAAAAGCAACTTTAAAATTACAAGTTATTCCAATATTATGTGGTGCAtcttttagaaatataGGTATTCAACCTTTACTAGATTCTGTTTGCCACTTTTTACCTTCACCAATTGAATCAAAACCCGTTAATATAACCTATAATCTAAAACAACAGGATAAGAATACCATTGATATCCCTGTAACCTATGACCCAAAGTTTGGGCTTGATGTAGCAAGTATGAATAACTTAGCCATGGCATTTGTATTCAAAGTTATGACAGACCCAATTAGAGgaataatgatattggTTCGTATTTATTCGGGGATTCTAAATTCAGGGTCAACTACATATAATCCAAGAACAAAAGGAACATTCAGAATCAATAACCTTGGTGTTATGAATGCTGATGAGGTTGAAACAGTGAAGTCTTTACACCAAGGGGAAATTGGTGTTATTATCAAGGGCAAAGACAATGATTCTAAAAGAGATGCAAATGTTTCAAATGAACTAAACACTGGTGATACGATTCTTTCACATTCATAcataaaaaagaattggCAAAAGTCTCTAAAGAACAAAATTGGTTTAGACCCGTTATCTGTTATGATTGAACCAATCAACATTCCACCACCAGTTTTTAGTGCAAGTGTTGAGCCTAAAACATTAGGTAATAAGCTAGAGATGGAAAAGGCATTGCACATTCTTTGTAGGGATGATCCAAGTTTGACAATTTACGAGGATGAAGAAAGTGGGCAGACTGTAATTAATGGTATGGGtgatcttcatcttcaaattGCAAAGGACAAACTAGTCAACAATCTGAAGGCAAACGTTAACTTCGGTGAAATCAGGATCTCATATAAAGAAACACTTCGTACAACTACGTCTATTTTTTCACATCCAAAACAAAATACAGGAGCTACGGAAtctgattttaaattcacATTATCTATTGAGCCTCATACCCCTTTCAAAGATTCAAGAAATACATTTAGAAAAAAGCATGAAGTTTGGTATCCATTAGGCAAcgataataattatttagtTGTAGAAGACCATATAAGTTACCACTTTTCTGAAAGTGGGGATGGGTGGAGACATTTTCTATCCTATGAGACGATTGTTAATTCCTTAATTGCCAGCTCTATTGCTGGCCTACaatcaaattattcaagCAAAAACTTCCCATTGTATTCTTGCGCTGTTAGGATAAAGGGTGATTGGAAAATTCCATTTGATTGCGAAGAAACATCTGAGATATTAAGAATCTCAAGAAACTTAATAGTGGAGGCTTTAGAAAGCATGGATAAAAGCCAATTTGCAATTCTAGAGCCAATAATGAACGTAGTTCTAGATGTACCTCAAAGCTACGTAGGATTGGTAACAAAAGATTTAACAGGTAAAAGAAATGCTTctattgatttaatatctGAAACTgaagaaaatttgaaacCTAATAACCTGGAAGGAAACTCTGTTGATTACAACTCTATTTTAGAATCTCAATATTTCCCTCCAGACCCTAACATGTATGACAGTTTGGCCGAACAAAAATCTAATGAAAGTATCTCATCTTCATTGGTGAATATTAATGCAAAAGTTCCATTAAAAAACATGATGAATTATAGTAACCAATTCAGAAGCATAACTCAGGGACATGGTTCATTCATCTTAGAATATTCTGGTATGAATGAGGTTTCCAGAGAAAGTTTGAAGGATGTTCTTGAtagttattaa
- the RQT4 gene encoding Rqt4p (similar to Saccharomyces cerevisiae YKR023W; ancestral locus Anc_1.259), whose product MTRSQAIEYAAKIIPNIVPIEESDARVLCNGIVSNDWELEGHDAISAKFFDILGQTDMAFEFVIEFNRLLSEKDTHKTESAKILPTTNKTNHSQNNLKNSKESPNIYDKNSKSTMEKGQNNTAKRESSLTTKNSNSESDGYTISQKFQGSKTKLNNSTRSAKTKKARSLKEIEDVVKMLELEEEGGDIKNYICNCQGNRHPVFDAAPNCLLCGKIICAREGLHMKSCSFCGEELISSKERMMILELLKKEKEDINNNLNKTNLNDSDKSKKKKKKEKIYMMSTAMGKNEFQKSDKQLMKMEKDLERERRRKMVLEGESIPHEQSVENLSSTADTHDPNVDPDLVAAQERLDKLLYFQDTSAERTKIIDNASDFSMSDNGNIWGSARERALMLKKQQRNLKKWEKDERERNGRKDKYTVSLNIGKDGKVTMTESEKQRKPITESDIEDDELLETISDEEELSALREIRALKHEVSLDKQSESALLQNKVWDFEENLKQFSAPVYIGSTPVETNQDIDVADDNNCSKKGLAQNPDKLKSRIQIGASQDDTLEESVLAVY is encoded by the coding sequence atgaCTAGATCTCAAGCTATTGAATACGCTGCTAAAATAATCCCCAATATTGTACCTATTGAGGAAAGTGATGCTAGGGTTCTATGCAATGGCATTGTTTCAAATGATTGGGAGCTTGAAGGCCATGATGCTATATCtgctaaattttttgatatctTAGGTCAGACTGACATGGCTTTCGAGTTTGTGATAGAATTTAATAGACTACTGTCAGAGAAAGATACGCACAAAACAGAATCAGCGAAAATACTTCCCACTACTAATAAGACTAACCATTCTCAAAACAATCTCAAGAATTCCAAAGAAAGTCCCAATATATATGATAAAAACTCTAAAAGTACCATGGAGAAGGGGCAAAATAACACAGCAAAAAGGGAAAGCTCTTTAACTACTAAAAATTCTAACTCTGAATCTGATGGTTACACAATATCACAAAAATTTCAAGGTAGTAAAAccaaattgaataattctACTAGAAGTGCAAAGACAAAGAAAGCAAGATCCTTGAAGGAGATTGAAGATGTTGTAAAAATgttagaattagaagaagaaggtggtgatataaaaaattatatctgTAATTGCCAAGGAAATAGACATCCTGTATTTGATGCTGCACctaattgtttattatgTGGTAAAATTATATGTGCTCGAGAAGGTTTGCATATGAAAAGTTGTTCTTTCTGCGGCGAAGAACTCATATCCTCAAAAGAGAGAATGATGATTTTGGagttattgaaaaaagaaaaggaagatattaataataatttaaataaaactaatttgaatgattcagataaaagtaaaaaaaagaagaaaaaagagaaaatttACATGATGTCTACTGCAATGggaaaaaatgaatttcaaaaatcagataaacaattaatgaagatggaaaaagatttagaaaGAGAAAGAAGGAGGAAAATGGTATTAGAGGGTGAAAGTATTCCTCATGAACAATCTGtagaaaatttatcatcaaCTGCTGATACCCATGATCCTAATGTGGATCCTGATTTAGTGGCGGCACAGGAAAGATTAGACAAGCTATTATACTTTCAAGATACCTCTGCTGAACGTACTAAGATTATTGATAATGCAAGCGATTTTAGCATGTCAGATAATGGAAATATATGGGGATCTGCCAGAGAAAGAGCCTTAATGTTAAAGAAACAACAGCGAAACTTAAAGAAATGGGAAAAAGATGAACGAGAAAGGAATGGaagaaaagataaatatacTGTTAGCTTAAACATCGGTAAAGATGGTAAAGTAACAATGACGGAATCTGAAAAGCAACGCAAACCAATTACAGAATCTGATATAGAAGATGATGAGCTATTAGAAACCATtagtgatgaagaagaattatcaGCCTTACGAGAGATTAGAGCCTTAAAACATGAAGTTAGTCTTGATAAACAAAGTGAATCTGCtcttcttcaaaataaagtttgggattttgaagaaaatttgaaacaGTTTTCTGCTCCGGTGTATATAGGTTCAACTCCAGTCGAAACAAATCAAGATATAGATGTAGCTGATGACAATAACTGTTCAAAGAAGGGTCTAGCTCAAAACCctgataaattaaagtCCAGGATTCAAATCGGCGCTTCTCAAGATGATACTTTAGAAGAAAGCGTTTTAGCAGTTTATTAG